The Capsicum annuum cultivar UCD-10X-F1 chromosome 3, UCD10Xv1.1, whole genome shotgun sequence genomic sequence TGTTGCTTCCTGTGCATGttgttttcgggtacacaaaattTGTATTTTAGCAACACTAAACTTTAACACAagttcaacatttttcaagaacacttttgaagttttccaacaccttcaacacaagatcaaaatgacctttcaaagaagtgtgttattctgtatttttcttttaagaaaatatagaTAAAGAAGAATAagtcaagtcctccgaattcacggagtgtacttaaggaaataattcccctcaagtacccaaggttgcggaattttcctcccaggataaaatggcttcacaaccagaatgtagtggtacctcaaactttctgattttcttcgaactcactcaatgggagataatcacacagagtttttagaagcaagagaatatTGTTCTTATGCAAAAATTTTTCattctaaacctgtggaaaaaatgctggtttatatagccataaaatGCCctttctgaaaggtggcaatggttcatctgaaaaggtgtatcctttggaagagtcatgtctgttcatttgaAATATTGTGTATTTTTCTGAACAAACACAACTATATGAACAGTCactcctttgactttacatagtcaacagtgataattccattagagagaagttctttaacggtattatgtctctgtcttatatgacgagatttatcaTTGTACTTCATGCTCCCTGCCTTACCTATTACCGCTTAGCTATcgcagtgtatacatactagtgccactagtttgggccaataaggaatatctttcaagaaacattggagccattctatttcttcaccagctttatcaaACACAATCATCATAGAGCGAACAATACatatctgtttggatgatttccaagagactgctccacCACCCACTACTAAAAATGGGGTTAATTGCGGGGGTTATTTTAACCCCCGTAAAATTATAGAAATTACGGGGGTTAAAAATCCTtcgctaaaatttataaatttgaggGATTTTTTTGCGGGGGTTATGTTAACCCccataaaattatatgaattgcggGGGTTAAAAATTTAccgctaaaatttataaatttgcgGGGTTTTTTAACCCCTAATATTCATCGAATATATTTGCGGGGGTTAAAACCCCTCTATTCATcgcaattttaaattatttttattttttctgtatttttacaAAAATCGAGGACAGTGTcacttttgttaaaaataaataatatgtattcaaaaattaattaaccaaaaattatttgtagaatacaaagaatttatttaaattctagtcaTTTATACTCAATTGAGTTTAATTGGACTTAAtcaaaattaaccaaaaattatttgtcgtttttatatttttttttaaatttatttttaaaaaactggccacttgtggtcgtttttttaaatataattaaaaaatatttatagattttttttcttgaaaatcgaatttaattaaaaatagccATTGGGCCCAACAGATATATGACCGTTGGGAGCCCAACAGATATGCATCAAAGAAAAGCAGAAATGACTAGACACTGTTATGCTTTTATTGCTTTACTGGGTGGTTATGGTACACTTGATAAGCTACTTGAAGTAATTAGTTGGGCACAACTTGGCATCCACGATAAACCGGTAGGATTATTGATGTGGATGGATATTACAATTCATTATTGTCATTTATTGACAAAGTTGTGGAGGAAGGCTTCATCAGTTTCAATGCTCGCCAAATCATCTTATCTGAGCCAACAACAACAGAGCTTGTCGAGAAACTCGAGGAATATGTTCCTTGTCATGAAAGAGTTGCTTCGAAGTTGAACTGGGAGATGGAGCAGCAGCTTGGCTACCCTCAACCACAAGAAATTGCGCGGTGATTAAAAAAAGGGGATTTGCAAGCAtataatttctttgttttttggGCGTGTTAAAAAAAGGGGATTTGCAAGAATGTAATGCCATGTTTgtaagttattttttatattaagcaTGTAACGATAAAGTTATTGTTATTTACGGTTATcatatatattgttattattattatttattattattatttattattatttatgatttattattattattatatattatttattattagtattattcctactattatttaaataacaaccTAAATTAAGATTACTTTGCCTAATTTATTCCCCTTTTATACcaatttattcaatttcttatgattttagcCTAATTATATTTACTTCATTACAATTATATCCAAAATCAAACTCaatctattttttattctcaattctaACCCAATTCTCAAACTTTTAAATCTCAGCTGTTGATCAAATTAATCCAACGACTGAGATCAAaatcctttctctttttttttttaaagacaaAAATCAACCCTCAAACCCTAATCTCTTCACAATAGCCTCCCCCTTTCTCTTAtctctcctctttctctctctatctccCTCCTCTCTAAAAAACCCTACGAAAAAATCATCAACGCTGCCTTTTCCATCGCCGGTCGTCTCTTTCCTCCATCATCCTCCCTTTGCTAGCGTCGCCACTGCACCAGCCATAGCTGCCGTCCTCACCTCCACCGCCAGCCACTGGATCGGTCTAAGTACCAAGGGATTCATTTCAATTCCATCTATACATCTCCCCTGGATTAGGCATGAGCAACTTCCCTCTCTATTTGCCAGGTATTCTTTCTTACCAAAACTACACTACTGCTCCATATAATTAGTCCTATTTGTTGTCGTTCTTAGTATTAAGCTCTGGTGTTTGctatttgttgttgttcttagtattaagcttgggttgggtAGTTTGATGCAAACAAGTTAGCAGCCAAGGGTATAAGTCTCAAGTACATTCTGCCTCTGATGCAAGAGGGGGAGTTTGTAGTTTATCTATATGATGTAGATGTGGAATCTGATATGCTGTATGGATGAAGGCCATCATAATGTATGTTGTGGGCAATACCACTTTTATACGAGATATTGAAAGGTTTATCGCTAGTCAATGGTAGTTTTTCAGAAGTCCAAGGTGTTCTTCCACCTTGATGGATACCTTGTAGTGTGTTTTAATAGTGTTGCGGAGAAGGACGAGGTATTATTTTCTGGACAGAAATTTTTATTTCTGATTTTTATTAAATTCTTAATATGAAGTCTAGGTAGATGGtagacataaaaaataaaaaaaaattatcacgtATAAACAAATAATCACTTAATTCGATAAAAGAATCATGATGTATGTGGGTTTGATGGTTTGTTAATTCTCTTAAGCTACAACGTAACTATTATTAACAGAAATCTATGAATAAATAGCCATATAAATGATGGtctaaaattacaaaaaatactaATTCAAAGTCGTCTTCATCCATAGAGAATCAATGATTGAGCATAATTAATTAAGATTATAAATGGAAATGAAAATCTAGTCACATATCTCTGACAAAGTCATCTGACAACAGGAAAGAAAagattaattaacaactaaatgtgatgaatataataataataatcattaaGACCAATGGGAACATTATTTCGTAGATGTTCCACTTGAGCAATTTTCTCTAGTTCAATACTTACACAGCTATATTAAAGTTATTTTTGGTGGAATACTTTTCATAGACATTTGATTTTTTTAAGGGCAAACAATGAAATATAGGAGGTTTGATCTCTAATTATAGTGCATATCAAAATTTTGATCCCTAATTATAAGTCACCCCAAAATAAGTACtttctccatttcaaaataaatgaattgttcattTTTCAAGAGACACAAGAAATTTCTTGAAATGAGGTTCTTAAATACTTCACATTTTTTAAGAgagtaatttaataataattaaaagagtTATAGTGGGAAGTAACCTATAATTTAgaattgaaaacataaatttttatttctgattGTTATCAAATTCTTAAAGAGtgagaaaatcaaaacaaaaataggaaaaggtgactagtgacttgaaatgtgtactagtgacttcaaaatgatcaagtgtagtcacttgagaagtagATTAgcaacttgaaaggtgaacttatgttttgaaattagtaaagtgtaatcactaatgtgaattcatgacttgaaaatggttaggtttagtcatttgaaatgtgaattagagagttgaaaatggttaagtgtagtgttttgaaaatggttaagtgtagcgacttgcaatgtgaattagttatttgaaaatggttaacggtagtgacttgaaatgtttactagttatttaaaaatggttaagtgttgtgacttgaaatgtgtactagtgacttgaaaataattaagtgttgttacttcaaaatggttaagtatagtgacttgaaatgtcaattagctatttgaaaatggtttgagtgtagtgacttgaaatgtgtattagtgaataagttatttaaaaattattaagtgtagtgacttgaaaatgattaagtttagttacttaaaattgtgaacttgtgattGATCTATTTATATTTATCGTGATATTTTTTAGTTGTACATAGACATAAATATAATAAGGACTGAAACTTTATCTGAGTGGTTTTATACTTTGCATTTTATGTAGCCAACTGATGCAGCTAGTGGACTCATTTCGCCCATGGATGCAAGAAGACCATGTGATGATAGTGATCCTAATGACAGTCGTTGATTTTATTGTAAATTGTCTTGaatattcaattatgatgatgtaattgtgtggttggaccgaatcttagaatattgaaggttttgtgtttaaatttgattttggaatttgaagatactagttaatgttgaaaatttggagtttgaagatgttaatattgaaaatttaatttttgaagtttaatgttcaatgtatttttgagaTTCTTGTGAATTATAATGTTTAATTAGTCATGTTGagttaatgatatatgaattaaataaatattggattgtaggttatgcctaaaggaacaattaaatttcagctaaaattagaatttataatttgttattgaaaattgatggatcccattaatttttttttttataaaaataatcacGGAGGTTTAACcctcacaagtttttaaataaaaatttattatagcaagaattaaatttagaataatgGGGTCAATAACCGCTGTAAATTAATTACGGGGGTTGTAACCACCATAAAATAATCCCCGAAAATTAGTTATGGGGGTCGAAAAAAGACTGCCGCAACTCGTTTGTAACGGCTCGTATTTCAGGGGTTTTGGGAATCCCCACAATTACATTTAGTGGGGtttttaaccccccccccccataaaCTACAAAATTAACCTCCGCAATTTGACTCCTTTTTTGTAGTGACCTATTGTAAATACGCATCCACTCGTGGATCTTACTTCGTTTGAACCGGTGATCTAGtttgtatcactatatccttcaagtaccgcaggatatttattataatgcaaagcatagtcttaggtgtatttaagatacctcaaaactcttttcattgccatcccaATACTTttgtgtactccaattgtgagttaCTTTGgcctttattcttttgaagtgcgaaactcacatccaatggagtcttgggaataccaaattctaaatacttgatttatcaagtacctttttgatgtaatgagactgtgacaatgccaacccttgtggagttctatggattcttattcctaagatcacatccacaactccaagatctttcatatcgaacttgctctcgATCATTCGCTTTGTGgcctttatgtcagaaatatttctactgatgatcaacatataaaaaaacaatgacttggtgatttggattGTCTTTAATATAGACGCacttatcatattcatttattttgaacccGTTTtccaacatagtttggtcaaacttcgaatgccattgtttaggtgcttatTTTAGTCCATACAGCGACTTTACAAGTTTACATACCTTATttttttcctggaaccacaaaaccctcgggttgttccatatagatttcttcctccaattctttaTTCAGGAATACTTATGAAATTCATCTCcctaaaatcaactaaataagATATAAATAATTTAGGAGAGTTATATATTAACATGCACGTACTTGACCTTACTTATTATTAGGTTACATCACAAGTCAATGTCGGCGTTGTGATCTGTGCTATCAGATTCATTGTTAGTAGCACTATTATTATCTTCATTCTCCTCATGGTCACTGCTGTACTCAACCATAGTGTCATCTTCTTGGTCAGAATCTTCTCCATTATAATCAACTTCAACTTCATATTCTGTTTAAGCCTCCAATTCAATTACATTTGCATCTATGATAATCGACTCTACATCATCTCTATGTAGTTGACTCAACATATCAACCGTATCATTAACAATTAATTTACTTTCAAATGATGTATCTTGATATAATTCAACATTTGTAGCAGGCAACTCATCATTTTCTACCTCTGAGTTTATGTTTTCCTTCTCTGGTATATCATATATGTGCCTAGCTTGAAATTTGAGCATAATTAGCCAATCTTCCACCAGTTCTGGGTCATCAATATAAAATACTTGCTTTGCTTGAGTATCTAGTACAAAGGAATCATTTTCATACCAAAATCTTTTAACATAGACGCTTGTAAATTTTTCATCTTCTTGCATCCCTGTTTTCTTACGAAGATCAAAACACTTGCATTTGAATAGGAAAACTCAATTTTCTTCAACATACTCTAACTCAAGAATGTCAGTTATGATACCATAAAAGTCAATCTCCAATTTTTCATGAAGGTCTCTAACAACTATTCCGCAATTTTGACTTTTACGTAATTCATCGCATTATTGAATATGGTACCTAACACTATTTATTTTGTTCCACACACATCAACACCCATAGCCAAAGGATATACTTTCATAATAGACCTTGAATTCTCCTTATTAAATAACTGCATAATCTATGAGGAAAAGTTATTACTTACAATtagtaaagaataaaaagataaaatttaagcATACAACATGATTATTATCTTAAAGTCACTTACTTTTTTTCTGAACCACGAAGGAAATTGTTCTCTGTATTTATCTTCTATATCCACAACACCTTGCTTCAATAGCTCTTCTTTATGCGCTCTACATGTAACAAAGTAAATTATTTAGAAACagcttaaataaaaaatatcaacatatgttaatatatataaaagaactACTTACTCAAGAAAAGGTCCTGCTACTTCACAATTATTCAACACATACCATTGAGCTATGTCAAAATCTTTCTTTGGTATGGCATCATAATCTCTATCTTTATATGGTCTAaaacttttttgaaaatatatctaAAATAGACCCATCATTGTACCCATCATCATTTCTATCTTTACGATTAAATCTAGTCTCAATGTCATCAAGATACATAGAGAAAAATACCAAACATTTATCAATAATATAGCCTTCTGCAGTAGAACCTTCAGGTCGTGTCTTGTTTTGAACATAACACTTAAGCTTGCACAAGAACCTCTCAGTTTTGTACATCTAACGATATTGTACTGGTCCCCCATACATAGCCTCTCGTGGTAAATGCACACCCAAAGtaccataaaataaaaaaaaatgggtgGAAAGATCATGTCAAGCTTATATTATATAACAACTATATCCCTTTCTAGTTGTTCTAAGTCATCTTGTCTCAACATCTTACAACATAATTGTCAGAAAAAATCGCTTAACTCAATCAATGATGAAGAGACATCTCTATTATTAAATTCAAGAATAGCAATAGGCAACACTTGATGTAACAAAACATGATAGTCATGACTTTTGAGTCTGGTTATCTTACCATCATCCCCAATCACACACCATGAGATATTTGAAGCATAGCCACCAGGAAATTTAACAGACTTTAATAATACccaaaaattctttttcttttcttttaacatATTATAACAAGCACCAGGCATTGTATAATTAGAACCATCATGTTCCAACCATAGTTCTTTTCTTATGTTCATATCTTTTAGATCTTGTCTTGCTTTATATGTATCTTTAGTTTTCCCCtcaatattcaataatatccCTAAAATAGcctcacaaattttcttttctatgtgcatgacatctaaattatgtccCAACTTGAAGCTCTTCCAGTAGGGCAACTCAAATAGAATACTTCTCCTCACCCAATTCAACTCTTCAGGAAGacgtttctttcttttattatttgcGTGTTTTCCTGGTCTATAAGTACTTagtaaattcaattattttaagatATCATCACCTAAGAGCTTTTTTggcttcattttttttctatcttctcATCAAATTTCTTGCTTCTTATCCAAGAGTGACTGGATTCAAGATACCGACGGTGATCCTATAAGAAATTTTACCTCTTACCCTTTGTAAAGATGCAACCTTATTGCAACTAGGACATGCTATGTATCCCTTAGTTCTCCATCCAGATAAATTGcctaattcattaaaaaaaattatatgttcaGCAATAGTTTATAACCTGAACATAAACATAACATTGCAGTAAACAAGATTCACtacaacaatgaatgaaaattcaattttctcatgtgTTGTCTATCAACTAAAAGAACACCTCTTTTTCATGCgaaaatacaattaataattGCACAACTTTTCTCTCTAGGAAAATAGACAACTAGGAAAGTAGAGAATTTAAAAACATACCACAAGCTGGAAAGTCATTTATGATCCATAAAATAGCAACATGCATTTTGAAGCATTCCCCAGATGCCGCATCGAATGTCTCTACACCATCACTACATAACTCTTTCAATTCATCAACCAAAGGAcgcaaataaatatcaatatcgtTTCCCTTTGCTTAGGGACCAAGAATAAGTAATGCCATCATCATAAATGGGTCCTTCAAATATTTCTatggaggaagattataaggaaCAAAATGACAGGCCACATACTATATGATGTGCTCATGTTACCATATGGATTAAAACCATCAGTTGCAAGACCGAGTCTAATATTCTGAGGTGCTTCTGCAAACCACTTATGATTCTTGTCAAACTCTTTCCATGATTCAGAATCAGTGGGATGGCTTAATATATTCGCATCATCAAGATGTTTCTCTTTATGCCACCTCATGTCTACACTTGTTTTACTAGACATAAATAATCTTTGAAGTCTCAGCTTTGATGAAAAATACTGCAGAATTTTATGAGGAATCCTTTTATCCTCTCCATTGTAAATTTTGCACCTCGAAGTGCCACAATGTGGACACTCTTGTCTATCTTTATGTTTAGCCTAGTATAACACACAATCATTTTTACAAGCATGAATCTAAATATATCCTAATCCCAAGCCCTGCAACATGTTTTTAGCATCATAATATGACTTAGGAAGTGTTTCGTCAGTAGGCAATGCCTCTTTTAGCAACTCCAGCaacatattaaataatttattactcTATTAACTGTATACTTTCAAGTGTAGCAACTTCACAAGAAATGAAAGATTTAAAAATTTCTTACATCCCGGGTATAATTGACGTTCAACTTCTTCTAGTAATTTGTCAAATGTTATAGCTTCTTTCTCACTTGTATTACTACACACATTATTACCAGTTTACTTCGAATAATTGACAAATGATCCTTCAGCAACCTCTTCTAACATAGTACGAATCCCATCATCCTTATTATGGGCTTTATTTTCATCTTCACTGTAAATTGCTTCATTGTTATCTCTCATTTGTAATTGTTCTTCATGGTGTCTCCAGTGCACATAACTTTTCGTAAATCCTTCGAGCAATAAGTGGTCATGCACTACTTGTTTTTGAAAAACACATTTAAGCAATCTGTACATGGGcatcaaattttggtattttgatcAAAGTGATATCGAACAAGCCGCATAAAAGATTGGACACCCTTAATATATCTTTTAGTAAACTTTGATTCGTGCATTCAACTTTTATCCATGATCACCTGCACAAGCAAATAAATATTATAGGAGTTTAAGCCTTTACggtaattcattattttataattttctacTAAAAGTTTAGATACAGTACCTACCCTACCCCATTAGTTCACATATTAAATTTCCCTGACCCTGCCCTGCCCAATTTAAGCCCTGACCCGCTCAATTTAAGCCTTGTCAACCCccgtctttctttattttcatctCCATTTATGAGAAATTAATTCATAAATTAGAACTTAGTATTTCGatatcaataataaaaatcatcATTTCCCTCTAGTTTCAATAAATAGAAAGTCAGAATCCAACTATATTTACCCAATCATAGAAATCTTACACCCCAAAACTAAAAGTTACAATCTTTAACAAGAAATCCAGATTAAAATGTAGATTAACCATAGGAAATTGAGGTAATTAAACTAAATCAACTCAcctaaatataatatgataaaccccaaaaataaaaagttacaatattgaacaagattagaattaaaaaaaagataagaaattgAGGTAATTGAATTAAATCAACCCTAAATGTAAAATCATAAACCCTAAATGAGAAAAGTAccaatcttgagaaaatttaaaattaaaaagcaGGAATTAGAGGTACCTGAATATGaaattcttgaatcttgatggGGTTAGCTTTGTTTGTGAATATTCCAGCTTAGAGGTACCTAAATACTTTATTTGGCCTTGATAACGTTTGCCTAATTACATGCATGGATCGTGATATCAATTATAGTTGTTGATGAGTTGAACTTGATGGAGCTGCTGTGTAGAGTTCTGTGAGAAATAAGATGTAGAAGGATTTTGTCTTTTTAAACTTTaagagaatgagaaaagaaaagaatctaactaaaaaaagaagctaaaaagaatttgtttttttttttgttttaaataaataataagaaaaacatttttaaaagtACAAAATagccaaacatataaaaagaagaagaaaaaagtagtATGTGTGTATACAAACTATGTCAGGTATATTACTCAAATCGCACCTCCCTGAATACGGATCGTTTCGAAACCTAcatcaatatgaaataattagtATATCAAATTGTctcttatatataatttaatcaaaaatcaaatattattaatcaatattaatttttgtACAAAAAATATATCTTGTAATATTTACTTGGTGTAAATATCGGATACATATAAACTTTTTTGTAGcaagaaaataagtaattaattaaaATCCTTATTAAAGTCTCGTGGTCATAAACATAGACATTTGGACGCCTCTTTTAGTTGACTAGACACAAGAACCCGTGCATATTTTACTTTTTGATATCAgtttatatgatacaaataaattctGAGGGTTAATTAAACTTTTTGTatgacttttaaatattttaaatttttaatgatatACAATacattttatatagatttttgaTAATACATGTTATTTTCATTGTTTGAGTTTATGTGTCACTAATTTAATTTAGAGAATCaatcaaattttatatataacTTGTAGATATTTGTATGatccttaatttttttaagttgttaattactgcaattttatagtatttttatataattttcagataatatgctac encodes the following:
- the LOC124896801 gene encoding cytokinin riboside 5'-monophosphate phosphoribohydrolase LOG3-like, with the protein product MTVGSPTDMHQRKAEMTRHCYAFIALLGGYVVEEGFISFNARQIILSEPTTTELVEKLEEYVPCHERVASKLNWEMEQQLGYPQPQEIAR
- the LOC107865108 gene encoding protein PFC0760c-like, coding for MRDNNEAIYSEDENKAHNKDDGIRTMLEEVAEGSFVNYSKAHKEELLKQGVVDIEDKYREQFPSWFRKKCFDLRKKTGMQEDEKFTSVYVKRFWYENDSFVLDTQAKQVFYIDDPELVEDWLIMLKFQARHIYDIPEKENINSEVENDELPATNVELYQDTSFEKYEVEVDYNGEDSDQEDDTMVEYSSDHEENEDNNSATNNESDSTDHNADIDL